The following are encoded in a window of Flavobacterium psychrotrophum genomic DNA:
- a CDS encoding PadR family transcriptional regulator, with amino-acid sequence MYSKELTKGTLQPIILKLLSDSEKMYGYEITQKVKELTQGKIDISEGALYPILHKLEADGILETEKVYIGKRVRKYYTVTGSGKTAAENVTREISDFIKTLSIIFNQKQPAHDTIG; translated from the coding sequence ATGTATAGTAAAGAACTCACTAAAGGAACCCTGCAGCCCATTATTTTAAAGCTGCTAAGCGATAGCGAAAAGATGTATGGGTATGAAATTACCCAAAAGGTAAAAGAACTTACGCAAGGTAAGATAGACATCTCTGAAGGTGCGCTGTACCCTATACTGCACAAGCTTGAGGCAGATGGGATACTGGAAACCGAAAAGGTGTATATAGGTAAACGCGTGCGTAAATATTACACAGTAACGGGTAGCGGAAAAACTGCTGCCGAAAATGTTACCCGTGAAATATCTGACTTTATAAAGACCCTGTCGATAATTTTTAACCAAAAACAACCTGCGCATGATACTATCGGATGA
- a CDS encoding AI-2E family transporter: MEQAELKLPPYVRTVFIGLLIIMIIFFMIMAKGLLVPLLVSGYIAMLLTAPCNALERRKIPRSISAAVVLLTFIALISGILFFIYLQVKGFRADLGDGLSEKINGFVIEANKWAKDNLGTDLGMPHGFEVKKAVAIVGPENTSPTKMIFNMFDTLSDIILLPVFIFFLLIYRDHLAVFVTKVFRRQDNDFLLRKLTSIRKIVHAYIMGAGKVMCILAIVNTGILFSLGIKHAIFFGVLAGMLNIIPYLGPTLGAVLPFFFALVTKDSLFYPIAVVVAFTCIQLLEGAFLTPKITGSNVNLNALVTFIGLLVGGAIWGIVGMILIIPTIAIMKKLFELSPDTQPYAYLFGEEDSNWFKRRERKSKRGPAEKERDQKSDAEAKKVMKSEGPE, encoded by the coding sequence ATGGAACAGGCCGAACTTAAGTTACCTCCCTATGTACGCACGGTGTTTATTGGGCTGCTCATCATCATGATCATATTTTTTATGATCATGGCTAAGGGGCTGCTTGTACCCCTGCTCGTATCTGGTTATATCGCCATGCTGCTTACTGCACCATGCAACGCACTCGAACGCAGAAAGATACCAAGATCTATTTCGGCAGCTGTAGTACTGCTTACCTTTATAGCATTGATAAGTGGCATACTGTTTTTTATTTATCTTCAGGTAAAGGGATTCAGGGCTGACCTGGGCGATGGACTGTCTGAAAAAATAAACGGCTTTGTAATAGAAGCAAACAAATGGGCAAAAGATAACCTGGGTACAGACCTGGGAATGCCTCACGGGTTTGAGGTTAAAAAGGCGGTAGCCATTGTAGGGCCTGAAAATACAAGTCCTACAAAAATGATATTCAATATGTTTGATACCCTGAGCGATATCATACTGCTGCCCGTGTTTATATTTTTCCTGTTAATATACCGCGACCATCTTGCTGTGTTTGTAACCAAGGTATTCCGACGCCAGGATAACGATTTTTTATTGCGTAAGCTTACCTCCATCCGCAAGATCGTACACGCCTACATTATGGGTGCCGGTAAGGTAATGTGCATTCTTGCTATTGTAAACACGGGGATACTGTTTTCACTCGGCATTAAGCACGCTATCTTTTTTGGGGTACTGGCCGGTATGCTAAACATCATTCCGTACCTGGGGCCTACGCTGGGTGCGGTATTGCCTTTTTTCTTTGCACTGGTAACTAAAGACAGTCTTTTTTACCCCATAGCGGTAGTAGTAGCCTTTACCTGCATACAGTTGCTAGAAGGGGCGTTCCTTACGCCAAAAATTACGGGTAGTAATGTAAACCTCAACGCGCTGGTAACTTTTATAGGCCTGCTTGTAGGCGGTGCCATTTGGGGTATTGTGGGCATGATACTTATAATACCTACCATAGCCATAATGAAGAAGCTCTTTGAGCTAAGCCCTGATACGCAGCCCTATGCCTACCTCTTTGGCGAAGAAGACAGCAACTGGTTTAAACGGCGTGAGCGCAAAAGCAAGCGAGGACCCGCCGAAAAAGAGCGCGACCAAAAAAGTGATGCCGAGGCTAAAAAAGTTATGAAAAGCGAAGGGCCTGAGTAA
- a CDS encoding aminopeptidase P family protein — translation MKYHQIPSSLFIKNRKKFMAEMKPKSVAVFNSNDIYPVSADSTLPFAQHRDIFYLSGADQEESILLLCPDAPYEHLREILFLRETNEHIAVWEGEKLTKQRATQVSGIKNIVWLKDFEKNLFEVMTYCDTIYVNTNEHYRSSVETETREARFIKWWKDKYPAHQVAKSNPILQRLRSVKEQEELDLIQNACNITEKGFRRLLGFTKPGVWEYELEAELIHEFVRNRSKGFAYTPIIAAGNNANVLHYIENNQQCKDGDLILLDVAAEYANYSSDLSRTIPVNGRFSPRQRQVYNAVLRVKNEATKLLTPGTLWKQYHIEVGKIMTSELLGLGLLNKADVQNEDPAWPAYKKYFMHGTSHHMGLDTHDYGLLHLPMEANMVFTVEPGIYIPAEGFGIRLEDNVVVQPSGEPFNLMGNIPIEAEEIETLMNS, via the coding sequence ATGAAATACCACCAGATACCCAGCAGCCTCTTTATCAAAAACCGTAAAAAGTTTATGGCCGAAATGAAGCCTAAGAGTGTTGCCGTATTCAACTCTAATGATATTTACCCCGTGAGTGCCGACAGTACCCTGCCGTTTGCCCAGCACCGAGACATATTTTACCTAAGTGGTGCCGACCAGGAAGAGTCCATTCTCCTGCTGTGCCCGGATGCGCCGTATGAACACCTGCGCGAGATTCTCTTCCTGCGTGAAACTAACGAGCATATTGCCGTTTGGGAAGGCGAAAAGCTGACTAAGCAGCGCGCTACCCAAGTTAGCGGCATCAAAAACATTGTATGGCTTAAGGATTTTGAAAAAAACTTGTTTGAGGTAATGACCTATTGCGATACCATTTATGTAAATACCAATGAGCACTACCGCTCATCTGTAGAGACAGAAACGCGCGAAGCACGCTTTATTAAATGGTGGAAAGACAAATACCCTGCACACCAGGTAGCTAAAAGCAACCCAATACTGCAACGCCTGCGCTCTGTTAAAGAACAGGAAGAACTGGACCTGATACAAAATGCGTGTAACATTACCGAAAAAGGCTTCCGCCGACTTCTGGGCTTTACAAAACCCGGCGTTTGGGAGTATGAACTGGAGGCAGAACTTATTCATGAGTTTGTGCGTAACCGTAGTAAAGGCTTTGCATACACACCAATAATAGCAGCGGGTAACAATGCTAATGTGCTGCATTATATCGAGAACAACCAGCAGTGTAAAGACGGCGATTTAATATTGCTTGACGTTGCTGCAGAGTATGCTAATTACAGTTCAGACCTTAGCCGTACCATTCCTGTAAATGGTCGTTTCTCGCCACGCCAGCGTCAGGTTTATAATGCCGTACTGCGCGTAAAGAACGAAGCTACCAAATTGCTTACTCCGGGTACGTTGTGGAAACAGTACCACATAGAGGTGGGCAAGATCATGACCAGCGAACTCCTTGGCCTTGGCCTTTTAAATAAAGCCGATGTGCAGAACGAAGACCCTGCATGGCCTGCTTATAAAAAATACTTTATGCACGGCACCAGCCACCACATGGGGTTAGATACCCACGATTATGGCCTGTTGCACCTGCCTATGGAAGCCAACATGGTGTTTACCGTAGAACCCGGCATTTACATTCCGGCAGAGGGCTTTGGCATTCGCCTGGAAGATAACGTAGTGGTACAGCCTAGCGGCGAACCGTTTAACCTGATGGGCAACATCCCTATTGAGGCAGAGGAGATAGAAACGCTTATGAATAGCTAG
- a CDS encoding DUF2007 domain-containing protein has product MADSMTVDTDPLISNAIGGVKLYVRTEDTERAEASLAEISRYSVDNKGNSIVCPECGSTKVELMTTVKDSKGFLGFIFGIFLGTLPPVMKHKQHCDNCGHEFDLK; this is encoded by the coding sequence ATGGCCGATAGCATGACGGTAGATACAGATCCGTTAATAAGCAATGCCATAGGCGGTGTGAAGCTATATGTACGCACAGAAGATACCGAAAGGGCAGAGGCATCGTTAGCAGAGATTAGCCGCTATTCTGTAGACAATAAAGGCAACAGCATTGTATGCCCTGAGTGCGGCAGTACTAAGGTAGAACTTATGACAACGGTTAAAGACAGCAAAGGCTTTCTGGGGTTTATATTTGGTATATTTCTGGGTACACTTCCACCTGTTATGAAACACAAACAACACTGCGATAACTGCGGACATGAGTTTGATTTGAAGTAA
- a CDS encoding aminotransferase class I/II-fold pyridoxal phosphate-dependent enzyme: MIGKIPASLTEKLSRREIEETLHIPGVVEPGMADFSSNDYLGLAASTELFEATHAFIIQNKVATSGATGSRVLSGSHSLFEVAEKYIANYHEAEGALIFNSGYDANVGFFSSVPQKGDVVLYDEHIHASIRDGLRLSGATAYKFPHNDKEALFNLVERYRPKAGELYIVTEAVFSMDGDTPNLAAFVEITEKYRCRLVVDEAHAVGVFGEKGEGLLQAYGLHNKVFARIITFGKALGCHGAAVLGPEELIKYLANFARSFIYTTALPPHSLATIISAYKILESSPEKLTQLHDITMFFKGETERCNLKFILSFSTIHCIAVPGVGKAKKIAATLQRAGFSVKPLLEPRVPAGQERLRFCIHAFNTKREISTMMDILTQALRFS; the protein is encoded by the coding sequence ATGATTGGAAAAATACCTGCATCGTTAACCGAAAAGCTTTCACGTCGTGAGATCGAAGAAACACTTCACATTCCCGGAGTGGTAGAACCCGGCATGGCCGATTTTTCGTCTAACGATTATCTGGGCCTGGCTGCTTCTACAGAACTTTTTGAGGCTACACACGCATTCATTATACAAAACAAGGTGGCTACCAGCGGTGCCACGGGTTCGCGTGTTCTAAGCGGAAGCCACAGCCTGTTTGAAGTAGCAGAAAAGTATATTGCCAATTATCATGAGGCCGAAGGTGCGCTGATATTCAATTCGGGCTATGATGCCAATGTAGGATTTTTTAGCAGTGTGCCCCAAAAGGGCGATGTGGTATTGTATGACGAGCACATACACGCCTCTATACGCGACGGATTGCGCCTTAGTGGTGCTACAGCCTATAAATTTCCGCACAACGATAAGGAGGCTTTATTTAACCTTGTAGAGCGCTATCGCCCCAAGGCTGGCGAACTCTATATTGTTACAGAAGCTGTTTTTTCGATGGATGGCGATACTCCAAACCTTGCTGCTTTTGTAGAAATTACAGAAAAATACCGCTGCCGCCTTGTGGTAGATGAGGCACATGCTGTAGGTGTTTTTGGCGAAAAAGGTGAAGGCTTGCTACAGGCATACGGGCTGCATAACAAAGTATTTGCCCGAATTATAACCTTTGGTAAGGCATTGGGTTGCCACGGTGCTGCTGTACTGGGACCCGAAGAACTTATTAAATACCTGGCTAACTTTGCGCGTAGTTTTATTTATACAACAGCATTACCGCCACACTCGCTGGCTACCATCATATCGGCGTATAAAATTCTTGAGTCGTCGCCTGAGAAACTTACCCAGCTGCACGACATTACCATGTTTTTTAAAGGAGAAACAGAACGCTGTAACCTTAAATTCATACTTAGCTTTAGCACCATTCATTGTATTGCAGTGCCGGGTGTTGGTAAAGCAAAAAAAATTGCTGCCACATTACAACGTGCAGGCTTTAGTGTAAAGCCATTACTGGAACCCCGGGTACCGGCAGGGCAGGAGCGCCTGCGCTTTTGCATTCATGCGTTTAATACCAAGAGAGAAATTTCTACCATGATGGATATCCTTACTCAGGCCCTTCGCTTTTCATAA